A single genomic interval of Chloroflexota bacterium harbors:
- a CDS encoding cobalamin-binding protein: MFDLTPLTEAVITGNAPQAKELTQKALDAGVTPGTILQEGLIPGMAEVGRRFEAREFYVPELLIAARAMHAALDILRPLLAESEEVEPLGKVVIGTVRGDLHDIGKNLVTMMLEGSGFEVQDLGIDVAPEKFVDAIKEGEYDILAMSALLTTTMPSMKATIDALTEAGLRDKVKVMIGGAPITQEYADQIGADGYGEDANQAVRVAKQLLGLPSD; the protein is encoded by the coding sequence CACGGGCAATGCTCCCCAGGCGAAGGAGCTGACCCAGAAAGCCCTGGACGCCGGCGTGACCCCGGGCACCATCCTGCAGGAAGGGCTGATCCCGGGCATGGCCGAGGTAGGGCGTCGCTTTGAGGCCCGTGAGTTCTACGTGCCGGAGCTGCTGATCGCCGCCCGCGCCATGCACGCCGCGCTGGACATCCTGCGCCCGCTACTGGCGGAAAGCGAAGAGGTCGAGCCGCTGGGCAAAGTCGTCATCGGCACGGTGCGCGGCGACCTGCACGACATCGGCAAGAATCTGGTCACCATGATGCTGGAGGGCTCCGGCTTCGAGGTCCAGGACCTGGGCATCGACGTGGCACCCGAGAAGTTCGTGGACGCCATCAAGGAGGGCGAGTACGACATCCTGGCGATGTCGGCCCTTCTGACCACCACCATGCCCAGCATGAAGGCCACCATCGACGCGCTGACCGAGGCGGGATTGCGGGACAAGGTGAAGGTCATGATCGGTGGCGCGCCGATCACCCAGGAGTACGCGGACCAGATCGGCGCCGACGGATACGGAGAGGACGCCAATCAGGCCGTCCGAGTGGCCAAGCAATTACTGGGATTGCCGAGTGACTGA
- the galK gene encoding galactokinase has protein sequence MTERMHSMGSQWAARLAEVYGEEAVETQQARYQEALAAFRTAYGPGPVAICRCPGRVNLIGEHTDYNYGFCLPAPLDRDLLLLVRPRQDAVVSLANIEADLFPPRRFTLSADIPSGPPGDWGNYSRGAGQKLWQVFGPLRGFDGLVVSRPPHGVPRGAGVSSSTALTVASAIALVHVNSLEVPTDRLAQLCSEAEWYVGTRGGILDQFATMLGRRGHALFLDCLPRTAEDGTRYYHTELVPLLDGYTLVLADSRARHTHTTGGYNVRVAECRLGAACLARHYPNVRTLRDVQSEPWEALAPHLPEEATIDELAATGIDVDAWLGDLQVPRDTRLKLRARCRHVHSENRRVLDSIAAWRRGDAIAVGRLLNEAHESLRDDYEVSCPEIETLRGLILTVDGVLGARMVGGGWGGCVVALVQAGHESGFFSQVAPAYEEATGHPPDLFVCQTSEGAGVVMETEC, from the coding sequence GTGACTGAGCGTATGCACAGCATGGGTTCTCAATGGGCGGCGCGGCTGGCGGAGGTGTACGGGGAAGAGGCCGTAGAAACACAGCAGGCCCGCTATCAGGAGGCCCTTGCCGCCTTCCGCACCGCCTATGGACCCGGCCCGGTAGCCATCTGCCGCTGCCCAGGCCGGGTCAACTTAATCGGTGAACACACGGACTATAACTACGGGTTCTGCCTACCGGCTCCCCTGGACCGGGATCTCCTGCTGCTGGTGCGCCCCCGCCAGGATGCCGTCGTATCCCTGGCCAACATCGAGGCGGACCTCTTCCCCCCTCGACGGTTCACGCTCAGCGCGGATATCCCCTCCGGCCCGCCGGGGGATTGGGGCAACTACTCGCGCGGCGCGGGCCAGAAGCTATGGCAGGTCTTCGGGCCGCTGCGCGGCTTCGACGGCCTGGTCGTGAGCCGGCCGCCCCACGGCGTGCCGCGCGGCGCCGGCGTCAGCTCCTCGACCGCGCTCACCGTGGCCTCGGCCATCGCGCTCGTCCACGTCAACTCGCTGGAAGTGCCCACCGATCGCCTCGCCCAGCTCTGCAGCGAGGCGGAGTGGTACGTGGGCACCCGGGGCGGCATCCTCGACCAGTTCGCCACCATGTTGGGACGCCGAGGCCACGCGCTGTTCCTGGACTGCCTGCCGCGCACGGCGGAGGACGGCACCCGATACTACCACACCGAGCTGGTTCCTCTGCTGGACGGGTACACGCTCGTGCTGGCGGATAGCCGGGCCCGTCACACGCACACGACCGGCGGATACAACGTGCGCGTGGCCGAATGCCGCCTGGGAGCCGCCTGCCTGGCCCGCCATTATCCCAACGTCCGAACGCTGCGCGACGTCCAATCGGAGCCATGGGAGGCGCTGGCCCCCCACCTGCCTGAGGAGGCCACGATCGATGAGCTGGCTGCCACGGGGATCGACGTGGACGCCTGGCTGGGAGATCTCCAGGTGCCTCGGGACACGCGGCTGAAGCTGAGGGCGCGATGCCGCCATGTACACAGCGAGAACCGCCGCGTGTTGGACAGCATAGCGGCCTGGAGGCGGGGGGATGCCATCGCAGTGGGACGGTTGCTCAACGAGGCTCACGAGAGCCTCCGAGACGACTACGAGGTCAGCTGCCCCGAGATCGAGACCCTGCGCGGCCTGATCCTGACGGTGGACGGGGTGCTGGGAGCCCGCATGGTGGGCGGAGGTTGGGGCGGCTGCGTCGTGGCCCTGGTCCAGGCCGGTCACGAAAGCGGATTCTTCTCTCAGGTCGCGCCCGCCTATGAGGAGGCCACCGGCCATCCGCCGGACCTCTTCGTCTGCCAGACCTCAGAGGGCGCGGGTGTGGTGATGGAAACGGAATGCTGA
- a CDS encoding Gfo/Idh/MocA family oxidoreductase, producing the protein MLRSECMTGEIGIALIGAGNIGKIQARAIADIPEARLRVVCTTRPETARALAQEYGADWTTDLEAAVTRDDVQLVSVCTPSGRHLEPAVAAAQAGKHVLVEKPLEITLARVDQIIRACREAGVLLGCIFQSRYKEGVRYAREALQAGRLGRLTLADAYVKWHRPASYYLQGGWRGTWALDGGGALMNQSIHTVDLLQYLVGPVARVYARTGTLVHNIETEDTAVAVLSYASGAMGVIEGTTTAYPGTPARVELHGDKGTIVLTEGQVTCWDLADATEEEKAKVMGVAVGGTGAADPTAIGHEGHRRQIADMVEAIQTGRPPLIDGAEGRKAVEIIRAIYRSSQADAPVDLPLVEDA; encoded by the coding sequence ATGCTGAGGAGCGAGTGTATGACAGGGGAGATCGGCATCGCTTTGATCGGGGCGGGGAACATCGGCAAGATTCAGGCCCGTGCCATCGCGGACATACCGGAGGCCCGCCTGCGCGTGGTGTGCACTACCCGGCCGGAGACGGCGCGAGCGCTGGCCCAGGAGTACGGAGCGGATTGGACAACAGACCTGGAAGCGGCCGTGACCCGGGACGACGTCCAGCTCGTATCCGTATGCACCCCCAGCGGGCGGCACCTGGAGCCCGCCGTGGCGGCCGCCCAGGCCGGCAAGCATGTTCTGGTGGAGAAGCCCCTGGAGATCACGTTGGCCCGCGTCGATCAGATCATCCGGGCCTGCCGGGAGGCTGGCGTCCTGCTGGGCTGCATCTTCCAGAGCCGCTACAAGGAAGGCGTCCGCTATGCCCGAGAGGCGCTCCAGGCGGGACGCCTGGGCCGCCTCACCCTGGCCGATGCCTATGTCAAGTGGCACCGGCCGGCCTCCTACTACCTGCAGGGTGGCTGGCGCGGCACCTGGGCCCTGGACGGTGGCGGCGCTCTCATGAATCAGTCCATCCACACCGTGGATCTGCTGCAGTATCTGGTCGGCCCTGTGGCCCGGGTCTACGCCCGCACGGGCACGCTGGTGCATAACATCGAGACGGAGGACACAGCCGTGGCCGTCCTCTCCTATGCCAGCGGCGCCATGGGCGTCATCGAGGGGACGACCACCGCCTATCCCGGCACGCCCGCGCGCGTGGAACTCCACGGCGACAAGGGAACCATTGTGCTGACGGAGGGCCAGGTTACCTGCTGGGACCTGGCCGACGCTACCGAGGAGGAGAAGGCGAAGGTCATGGGCGTCGCGGTGGGGGGCACGGGCGCGGCCGATCCCACCGCCATCGGCCACGAGGGCCATCGACGTCAGATTGCCGACATGGTGGAGGCCATCCAGACCGGTCGGCCCCCGCTCATCGACGGGGCCGAGGGGCGCAAGGCCGTGGAGATCATCCGGGCGATCTATCGGTCCTCCCAGGCGGACGCCCCGGTGGATCTGCCGCTGGTCGAGGACGCATAA
- a CDS encoding SDR family oxidoreductase, which translates to MDLGLQGKTALVAAASQGMGRAVALGLAREGARVAICARGREALEATAEDIRRETGAEVFAQVADVSRADDIARLVHAARDRFGAVDILVCNAGGPPPGDFLDFDDEAWRAAFELNLESAIRLCRAVIPDMKVRGWGRIITITSMSVKQPIPGLILSNVMRAGVNGLTKTLADELAPYGITVNNVLPGMILTQRITSLAERRAAAEGIPVEDALERMAQEIPMKRIGTPEEFANVVVFLASERASYVTGTAIQVDGGRIRSAW; encoded by the coding sequence ATGGATCTGGGTCTACAGGGAAAGACGGCTCTCGTCGCGGCCGCCAGCCAGGGGATGGGACGGGCGGTGGCCCTGGGACTGGCGAGGGAGGGCGCCCGGGTGGCCATCTGCGCCCGAGGCCGGGAGGCGTTAGAGGCGACGGCCGAGGACATTCGACGGGAGACCGGGGCCGAGGTGTTCGCCCAGGTGGCCGACGTCAGCCGGGCCGACGACATCGCACGGCTGGTGCACGCGGCACGGGACCGCTTCGGCGCTGTCGACATCCTGGTGTGCAACGCGGGCGGCCCACCCCCGGGCGACTTCCTGGATTTCGATGACGAGGCCTGGCGGGCCGCCTTCGAACTGAATCTGGAGAGCGCCATACGCCTGTGTCGGGCCGTGATCCCGGATATGAAGGTCCGAGGATGGGGACGCATCATCACCATCACCTCCATGTCGGTCAAGCAGCCCATCCCGGGCCTGATCCTCTCCAACGTCATGCGCGCCGGGGTGAACGGCCTGACCAAGACGCTGGCCGATGAGCTGGCACCCTACGGGATCACCGTGAACAACGTGCTGCCGGGCATGATCCTGACGCAGCGCATCACCTCCCTGGCGGAACGCCGGGCGGCAGCGGAGGGCATCCCTGTGGAGGATGCCCTGGAACGCATGGCCCAGGAGATCCCCATGAAGCGCATCGGGACCCCCGAGGAATTCGCCAATGTGGTGGTGTTCCTGGCGTCGGAGCGAGCCAGTTACGTAACCGGGACGGCCATCCAGGTGGATGGCGGGCGTATCCGCTCCGCCTGGTAG